One segment of Leptospira fletcheri DNA contains the following:
- a CDS encoding DJ-1 family glyoxalase III has protein sequence MPKVLVPFATGMEEMEAVIIVDVLRRAGIQVTTAGLVPGPIEASRGTKHLPDTTLSEILEEDFDMIVLPGGNKGTQNLDRDPNLLSLLKRFKAEKRKISAICAAPRVLKNHGILEPGQKFTAFPGSVSESPEYTGSRLEESGNVLTSIGPGSAFEFALRIVELLSGREKKQEVESGLQLR, from the coding sequence ATGCCGAAGGTGCTTGTCCCGTTCGCTACGGGAATGGAAGAGATGGAAGCCGTCATCATTGTGGATGTCCTCCGAAGAGCAGGCATACAAGTCACCACAGCGGGACTCGTTCCCGGCCCGATCGAAGCGTCTCGCGGCACGAAGCACCTTCCAGACACGACGTTGTCAGAAATATTGGAAGAAGATTTCGACATGATCGTACTTCCGGGAGGAAACAAGGGCACGCAAAACCTGGACCGAGATCCCAATCTTCTTTCCTTATTGAAGAGGTTCAAAGCGGAAAAACGCAAGATCTCCGCGATCTGCGCCGCTCCCCGCGTATTGAAGAACCACGGAATCCTGGAGCCGGGACAGAAATTTACCGCTTTTCCGGGTTCCGTTTCGGAATCACCGGAATACACCGGATCCCGTTTGGAAGAGTCCGGCAACGTATTGACCAGCATAGGTCCTGGCTCCGCTTTCGAATTCGCTTTGAGAATCGTCGAACTTCTTTCCGGTCGCGAAAAGAAACAAGAAGTCGAATCCGGATTGCAACTACGTTAA
- a CDS encoding glycosyltransferase, with amino-acid sequence MKPIVSIILPTYNESENLPIAAERISQSLSGFKHEIIVVDDDSPDHTWQVAENLKRRIPQLKVIRRLSGKGLSSAVLTGMGIAEGDLFVVMDSDLQHDEQILPEMIRSLNDRGNDLCLGTRYTKGGSTGKWSLLRVLVSRFGNTLARWILRQDVSDPMSGYFGIKKDLYSEVKNNINPRGFKILLEFLARGSKDLKVEEIPYTFRTRIHGETKLDNSVLRNFLVALLDIRYGKWISPTFLLYALVGATGIIVNLGGFLLGEFLGFPDLNTGISYVGTISSSVLLGIELSVLSNFLFNNYFTFYERRFQSWNAAKGFLIFHSVSLFSLVLQLGCYQLLTKVAFSNDSHSLSISVKLLCDFLSIGAGLISNYFLNSNLTWTKAVRK; translated from the coding sequence ATGAAACCGATCGTTTCCATCATTCTGCCGACGTATAACGAAAGCGAAAATCTACCCATCGCTGCGGAAAGGATTTCGCAATCCCTTTCCGGATTTAAACACGAAATCATCGTCGTCGACGACGACAGTCCGGATCATACATGGCAAGTGGCGGAGAACCTAAAACGAAGAATCCCCCAATTAAAAGTCATTCGGAGACTTTCCGGAAAAGGACTGTCTTCGGCCGTCCTGACCGGGATGGGTATCGCTGAAGGAGATCTGTTCGTGGTAATGGATTCGGACCTCCAGCATGACGAGCAAATCCTACCGGAAATGATCCGCTCACTCAATGATAGAGGAAACGATTTGTGCTTGGGTACCAGATACACGAAGGGGGGCTCTACAGGTAAATGGTCCCTCTTAAGGGTACTGGTGAGTAGATTCGGGAACACTCTTGCAAGATGGATCCTGAGACAGGACGTCTCGGATCCGATGAGCGGATATTTCGGGATTAAAAAAGACCTCTATTCCGAGGTGAAAAACAATATCAATCCCAGAGGTTTTAAAATCCTGTTGGAATTCCTGGCCAGAGGAAGCAAGGACTTGAAGGTGGAAGAAATTCCGTACACTTTTAGAACGAGAATCCACGGGGAAACGAAATTGGACAATTCCGTTCTTCGGAATTTCCTAGTGGCCCTTCTGGACATCCGTTACGGAAAATGGATCTCCCCTACTTTCTTACTCTATGCTCTCGTAGGCGCTACGGGGATCATCGTAAACTTGGGTGGATTCCTGTTGGGAGAATTTCTCGGATTCCCGGATCTGAATACGGGAATTTCTTATGTGGGAACGATTTCCAGTTCCGTACTTTTAGGAATCGAGTTATCGGTACTTTCCAACTTTCTTTTCAACAATTACTTTACGTTTTATGAAAGGAGATTTCAAAGTTGGAATGCAGCCAAAGGATTCCTAATTTTTCACAGTGTAAGCCTTTTTAGCCTCGTTCTACAGTTGGGATGCTACCAGCTTCTCACGAAAGTCGCCTTTTCGAACGACAGCCATTCCCTGTCGATCTCGGTGAAATTGCTTTGCGATTTTCTATCCATCGGCGCCGGCCTGATTTCGAATTATTTCCTAAATTCGAACCTCACTTGGACGAAAGCCGTTCGGAAATGA
- a CDS encoding NYN domain-containing protein, with amino-acid sequence MHLVVDGFNLIYKFPELEAFMYSDRLREARVGLLRILEAYSDKIKNPNIHVFFDGRKEKGSEVRKEAYGKINVSFSQELKADDLIKDYIKYSPRPADLFVVSSDQEIVLFAKRLGSKTISSEDFAAKVVESFLEKPSREEKSPDRKLSPTEILYWKEFFKKGK; translated from the coding sequence ATGCATCTGGTAGTCGACGGTTTCAATTTAATCTACAAATTTCCGGAGTTGGAAGCGTTTATGTATTCCGATAGGCTTCGGGAGGCGAGGGTAGGTCTGCTCCGGATCCTAGAAGCGTATTCGGATAAAATTAAAAATCCAAATATTCACGTTTTTTTCGACGGACGTAAGGAAAAAGGAAGTGAAGTTCGGAAAGAAGCTTACGGAAAGATCAACGTATCTTTCAGCCAGGAATTGAAGGCTGACGACCTGATCAAGGATTATATCAAATATTCTCCACGTCCGGCGGACCTATTCGTGGTCAGCTCGGACCAAGAAATTGTACTTTTTGCAAAACGATTAGGTTCAAAAACTATCTCATCCGAGGATTTCGCGGCAAAGGTTGTGGAATCATTTCTTGAAAAGCCCTCCAGAGAAGAAAAATCTCCGGATCGAAAGCTTTCTCCGACGGAAATCCTCTATTGGAAAGAATTCTTTAAGAAGGGTAAATAA
- a CDS encoding TetR/AcrR family transcriptional regulator: MPKIVNHEKYKAEILSKCVDILARRGYSAVSMREIATELEVSTGTLYHYFSTKEDIFKELVKFVLSKDIEELQVYSKGEENQSIEKRVDALFNMVNARESYFQNLLYIICDVSRLKNHEEEKQLIAEAMKEYVTIITKHLGITNPNLNRLLISIILGTVGQRIVDKEAIKLEEVTEVVKDFMGVVLANTFTF, translated from the coding sequence ATGCCGAAAATCGTAAATCACGAAAAATACAAAGCGGAAATATTATCCAAGTGTGTAGACATACTTGCGCGGCGAGGTTATTCGGCGGTTTCCATGCGGGAAATCGCAACGGAGCTGGAAGTGTCTACCGGCACTTTGTACCATTATTTCTCCACGAAAGAGGATATCTTTAAGGAATTAGTCAAGTTCGTACTCAGTAAGGATATCGAGGAACTCCAGGTATATTCGAAAGGAGAAGAAAACCAGTCGATCGAAAAACGGGTGGACGCATTGTTCAACATGGTTAACGCCAGAGAGAGCTACTTTCAAAATCTCTTATATATTATTTGTGACGTTTCCCGATTGAAAAACCACGAGGAAGAAAAACAACTGATCGCGGAAGCGATGAAAGAATACGTTACGATCATTACGAAACACCTTGGAATTACCAACCCGAATCTCAACCGACTACTGATCAGCATCATCCTAGGTACAGTAGGTCAAAGAATCGTGGACAAGGAAGCGATCAAATTAGAAGAAGTGACGGAAGTGGTGAAAGACTTCATGGGAGTCGTTCTCGCGAACACCTTCACTTTCTGA
- a CDS encoding MBOAT family O-acyltransferase: MLFNSVLFLIFFSAVYLIYWLSPDRRRQDVLLVSSAVFYVLGAGTLFGGLGFFAHFLAIVSANYYAYYKIRTSESSKKTWMFVAVLLNVINLGFFKYFYFINRILADVTGYPFFEDVPRILKISLPLAVSFYSFQMIASAVDAYRKPEGDILTFKQFLSFVLFFPILIVGPILRTKDFFSNLNNLTLSQERLVRAGFLMISGLIKKILIADPVANVIAPVFGNPGQYDNLSLALAGFGYTVQVYCDFSGLTDMARSVGLMFGFELPENFRAPLFSPSGRELWQRWHMTLSFWLRDYVYFSLGGSKNGEWRTYLNLIVTMTVGGIWHGADYTFVAWGFYWGVILATERFFVKRFGWDDGESSNRFLTLVRVQIVFVLFSFSAILFRSNSAGKMLQHVVGLVTNIPNRLSSLLFNNGSGWLEQAAALVSGPEPFRLEKMENIEKLAYSYFGFLFFHFVQYKPEWKEKIRGNRILLLFLSAVMTAFAIALYSEDAGACIYCQF; this comes from the coding sequence GTGCTCTTTAATTCCGTCCTGTTCCTAATTTTCTTTTCCGCGGTTTATCTTATCTATTGGCTTTCTCCCGACCGGAGGAGACAGGATGTACTTCTCGTTTCCAGCGCGGTTTTTTACGTTCTTGGTGCGGGGACACTTTTCGGAGGATTGGGTTTTTTCGCGCATTTCCTTGCGATCGTAAGCGCGAATTATTACGCTTATTATAAAATTAGGACTTCCGAATCGAGTAAGAAGACTTGGATGTTTGTTGCCGTTCTGTTGAACGTGATCAATCTAGGGTTCTTTAAATATTTCTATTTTATAAACCGGATCTTGGCCGACGTTACGGGATATCCTTTTTTCGAGGATGTCCCTCGGATTTTAAAAATATCCCTTCCTCTTGCAGTGAGCTTTTACAGCTTTCAGATGATCGCTTCCGCAGTGGACGCTTATCGAAAACCGGAAGGCGATATCCTTACCTTTAAGCAGTTTCTTTCCTTCGTTCTATTTTTCCCTATTTTAATCGTAGGGCCCATTCTGAGAACCAAGGACTTTTTCTCGAATCTGAACAATCTTACCCTGAGTCAGGAACGGTTGGTACGGGCCGGATTCCTGATGATTTCCGGTTTGATCAAAAAGATTTTGATCGCAGATCCAGTCGCAAACGTGATCGCTCCCGTTTTTGGGAATCCGGGGCAGTATGACAATCTTTCTCTGGCTTTAGCCGGTTTCGGTTATACCGTTCAGGTATATTGCGATTTTTCCGGATTAACGGATATGGCTCGCTCCGTGGGATTGATGTTCGGGTTCGAATTGCCGGAGAACTTTCGTGCGCCATTATTTTCACCTTCCGGTAGGGAGCTCTGGCAGAGATGGCACATGACTCTTTCCTTTTGGCTTAGAGATTACGTCTATTTCTCATTAGGTGGAAGTAAAAATGGAGAATGGAGAACGTATCTGAATCTGATCGTCACTATGACGGTCGGGGGAATTTGGCACGGCGCCGATTATACCTTCGTAGCATGGGGATTTTATTGGGGAGTGATTCTTGCTACGGAGCGTTTCTTTGTGAAACGTTTCGGGTGGGACGACGGGGAATCCTCGAATCGATTCCTCACACTCGTCCGGGTTCAGATCGTTTTCGTACTTTTCTCATTCAGCGCAATCCTGTTCCGTTCGAACTCCGCGGGGAAAATGCTGCAACACGTCGTTGGCTTAGTTACGAACATTCCGAACAGATTGTCTTCGCTTTTGTTCAACAACGGTTCGGGTTGGTTGGAGCAAGCGGCCGCATTGGTCTCCGGACCGGAGCCGTTCCGTCTGGAGAAGATGGAGAATATAGAAAAACTTGCATACTCCTATTTCGGTTTTCTTTTCTTCCATTTCGTTCAGTACAAACCGGAGTGGAAGGAGAAAATCCGAGGCAATCGGATCCTACTTCTTTTTCTTTCGGCGGTGATGACTGCCTTTGCGATCGCCTTATATTCCGAGGATGCCGGCGCATGTATCTATTGCCAGTTTTAG
- a CDS encoding glycoside hydrolase family 5 protein, producing the protein MSIQKTKIPGILATILILLPALACQKENSQFSGAGTLSSLVANLQSWTQQTSQRSEQLYSSTGVPLPAVPFSTNGRYIVDSNNNRFKLKAVNWYGASDTHQVVAGLDKQPIANIVALIQNWGFNAVRLPFSNVMLHNNSPVADADVSANPQFSGMTPLQVYDQTVQALTDAGIAVVLNNHTTLAEWCCGFDYNGLWYHTGSNLAYNSSTDMWQGDWLMMVNRYKNNKMVIAADLRNEVRTQRKGDTYIPDSPNWGSGDVNDWHKAAQDLGVLVTQNNPDLLVIVEGINWWGLIPVLGSGERPHLKPVKDLPVHLPVANKLVYSAHNYGYIGPKNNGDPNTSGGNIMYREMDVNTFNNTVYSEWGYVVDPEMYYTTPVWVSEFGASPSTTNPQDKQWLQNLVNYLIARDLDFAFWPLNGNDEWGLVSSDWSRTLKDDWRFAPLNQLLTYSGNQGQSVFAYHFSNLSIGNGNDNSSTLYDDWDNGANKGTCSDGYRLNGLSQDQRALCTDVNYGNLWAQSRSYNVQSVNETSTRYHGTGDWAGGFTKYECPQNYYVSGFSKRWWGTSGILCAQSNRSLGNSCRTLWYNQGDNRTSTRGGDWASGSYKGQCDDNEYVAGMAQRNGSASALLCCR; encoded by the coding sequence ATGTCGATACAGAAAACCAAAATTCCGGGGATCCTTGCGACGATCCTCATTCTGCTACCTGCTCTTGCTTGCCAAAAAGAAAATTCGCAATTCAGCGGTGCGGGAACGCTTTCTTCCTTGGTCGCAAACCTACAAAGCTGGACCCAACAAACTTCGCAGCGCAGCGAACAACTTTATTCTTCCACCGGAGTTCCCCTACCTGCCGTGCCTTTCAGTACGAACGGCAGATACATCGTAGATTCGAACAATAACCGTTTTAAATTGAAGGCGGTCAACTGGTATGGAGCAAGCGACACCCATCAAGTCGTGGCCGGTTTGGACAAACAACCGATTGCGAACATCGTCGCTCTGATTCAGAACTGGGGTTTTAACGCCGTCAGACTTCCGTTTTCGAACGTCATGTTGCACAATAATTCTCCGGTTGCGGACGCGGACGTCAGCGCCAATCCGCAGTTCAGCGGAATGACTCCTCTGCAGGTGTATGACCAGACGGTACAGGCGCTGACCGATGCAGGAATCGCGGTCGTTTTAAACAATCATACGACGTTAGCTGAGTGGTGTTGCGGCTTCGATTATAACGGACTTTGGTATCATACCGGCTCTAATTTGGCCTACAATTCTTCCACGGACATGTGGCAAGGCGATTGGCTGATGATGGTAAACCGCTACAAAAATAACAAGATGGTTATCGCTGCGGATCTCAGAAACGAAGTCAGAACCCAGCGAAAGGGAGACACTTACATTCCGGATAGCCCGAATTGGGGATCGGGGGACGTTAATGATTGGCATAAGGCGGCCCAGGACCTAGGAGTTTTGGTCACGCAGAACAATCCGGATTTGCTCGTCATCGTGGAAGGAATCAACTGGTGGGGCCTCATCCCGGTACTCGGTTCCGGAGAAAGACCCCACTTGAAACCCGTAAAAGACCTGCCGGTTCACCTTCCTGTAGCGAATAAATTGGTTTATTCCGCGCACAATTACGGATACATAGGGCCGAAGAACAACGGAGATCCGAATACGTCCGGCGGAAATATCATGTACCGGGAAATGGACGTGAATACGTTTAACAATACGGTATATTCGGAATGGGGCTACGTAGTGGATCCGGAGATGTATTATACGACTCCGGTATGGGTCAGCGAATTCGGAGCGTCGCCTTCCACCACGAACCCTCAAGACAAGCAATGGCTCCAAAATCTCGTAAATTATCTGATCGCTCGGGACCTGGATTTCGCTTTTTGGCCGTTGAACGGAAACGATGAATGGGGTTTAGTATCCAGCGATTGGTCCAGAACTCTAAAAGACGATTGGAGATTCGCCCCCTTGAATCAGCTCCTAACGTATTCGGGGAACCAGGGGCAATCGGTCTTTGCGTATCATTTTTCCAATCTTTCGATCGGGAACGGAAACGACAATTCTTCCACATTGTACGACGATTGGGACAACGGCGCCAACAAGGGTACCTGCTCGGACGGATATAGATTGAACGGACTCAGCCAGGACCAAAGGGCATTATGCACCGACGTGAATTATGGGAATCTCTGGGCCCAAAGTCGCTCGTATAACGTGCAGTCCGTAAATGAAACCTCTACGAGATACCATGGCACCGGAGATTGGGCTGGCGGATTTACAAAATACGAATGTCCGCAAAATTACTATGTGTCCGGCTTTTCGAAACGTTGGTGGGGAACGAGCGGAATTCTATGCGCCCAGAGTAACCGCAGTTTAGGAAACAGTTGCCGGACTCTTTGGTACAACCAAGGAGACAATCGCACCTCAACTCGCGGAGGCGATTGGGCTTCCGGTTCCTACAAAGGCCAGTGCGACGACAACGAATATGTGGCGGGAATGGCTCAAAGAAACGGTTCGGCAAGCGCCCTTCTTTGTTGCAGATAA
- a CDS encoding DoxX family protein — MIRHFFQIEDTKNSYSVILRVLVGSVFLWEGIIKFLYVNQGVGRFTKLGFPEPSFVSGTIGCLEILGGLSLAMGLFTKEFSLVFLVEMMVAMTMTKIPLLFGSSPLALPHSPPVTGIWAFLHEIRSEYSQALGSLFLFFNGPGSYSLDAIRKRVSSKQ; from the coding sequence ATGATCAGACATTTCTTTCAAATCGAAGATACAAAAAATTCGTATTCGGTGATCCTCCGAGTTTTGGTCGGAAGCGTGTTCCTCTGGGAGGGAATCATTAAATTTCTCTACGTGAACCAGGGCGTGGGGCGCTTCACTAAGCTGGGGTTTCCCGAACCGTCGTTCGTAAGCGGCACAATCGGATGCCTGGAAATTTTAGGAGGATTGTCCTTGGCAATGGGCTTGTTCACGAAAGAATTCAGCCTCGTTTTTCTCGTAGAAATGATGGTAGCAATGACGATGACCAAAATTCCGTTATTGTTCGGAAGTTCGCCCTTGGCTTTGCCTCACAGTCCACCTGTGACCGGAATTTGGGCCTTTTTACATGAAATTCGATCCGAATACTCGCAGGCTCTGGGATCCTTGTTTTTATTCTTCAACGGGCCTGGAAGCTATTCTCTAGATGCAATTCGGAAAAGAGTCAGTTCCAAGCAGTAA
- a CDS encoding DUF1574 domain-containing protein has protein sequence MKEKKVLLIPFLILAAILLSDRFLTNSYFMRYYSNTLAYLNFSSKHDLYEDLREYLKQPLPERKKVLVFFGNSRSLLFPYHELRKKYPDWIVYNFSVPGGSPDYFLYWVERLTGDGLQPDFVILDQSMEIYNKTPVLALDEVLVYGLSPGFLFRHWNRYSKEEWSVFLSKRLFRTYRERPKLWRIRERLKNDSYWANNYAEAVVQTLKTLQDQKGSTARDASVVKLPEDQLIKRSESDFQSYLNPYTFHTDMLEMQRDSVRLLKNAKIPYATIWVRVARPYYKLYGTRKTETPEGQRIPLEIWNQEIRKFNEETETSLWNMNDDPEYSCDDFSDPGHMSPSCYPAYGDFIFKKLSEIRE, from the coding sequence ATGAAAGAAAAAAAAGTCCTTTTGATTCCATTCCTGATTCTTGCCGCTATTTTATTGTCGGATCGCTTCCTGACCAATTCGTATTTCATGCGGTATTATTCGAATACATTGGCTTATTTGAATTTTTCGAGTAAGCACGATCTTTACGAGGATTTGCGCGAATATCTGAAGCAGCCTCTACCTGAAAGAAAGAAGGTGCTCGTCTTTTTCGGGAACTCCAGATCTCTTCTGTTTCCTTACCATGAACTCCGGAAGAAATATCCGGATTGGATCGTTTACAACTTTTCCGTTCCCGGAGGATCTCCGGATTATTTTCTGTATTGGGTGGAAAGATTGACCGGAGACGGTTTGCAACCTGATTTCGTGATTCTCGACCAATCCATGGAAATCTATAATAAAACCCCCGTATTGGCCTTGGACGAGGTTTTGGTTTACGGACTTTCCCCGGGTTTTTTATTCCGACATTGGAACCGTTACTCCAAAGAGGAATGGTCGGTCTTTCTGTCCAAACGATTGTTCCGTACATATAGGGAAAGGCCGAAACTTTGGAGAATCAGGGAGCGTCTTAAGAACGATTCCTACTGGGCGAACAATTACGCGGAAGCGGTTGTGCAGACCTTAAAAACTCTCCAAGACCAGAAAGGGAGTACGGCCAGGGATGCGAGCGTAGTGAAGTTGCCGGAAGACCAATTGATTAAGAGGTCCGAATCCGATTTTCAATCCTATCTGAATCCGTATACATTTCATACTGACATGCTGGAGATGCAAAGGGATTCCGTTAGACTTTTGAAAAACGCGAAAATTCCCTACGCCACGATATGGGTTCGCGTGGCAAGACCGTATTATAAATTGTACGGAACGAGAAAAACGGAAACGCCGGAAGGCCAAAGAATTCCATTAGAAATTTGGAATCAAGAAATCCGGAAATTCAATGAAGAAACCGAGACATCTCTCTGGAATATGAACGACGATCCGGAATATTCCTGCGACGATTTTTCCGATCCCGGTCACATGTCTCCGAGCTGCTATCCTGCCTACGGAGACTTTATCTTTAAAAAGCTCTCCGAAATTCGGGAATAA
- a CDS encoding patatin-like phospholipase family protein, giving the protein MPSETSPPPPKVQQHSFLESIWREFGTKKEIALAIAGGGIKAFYGLGFAFALRTWGIKIREVSGVSAGAAMAVSTLSETELESSVYFEELTRRNPKNFYWNRLLRILPPFPHDGMARRTVSYCLKLPKLLSKAAKIRIHAVEIPGEKVEKNKNGEPNQRLLLAKAARIIRAYFQDEELRRKGKAPFYVMEKMQEWGWRERTFSEKEFSDHETVTQIVMNSCSAFPVLPLQSLGGNYYLDGGLTNNLLLEDFSSDLPKIGVFYEPTTLVGKSPEVMENTLLISPDSPFIEQGFDYTKPNLIRYAFEKGQEDAERNKGRILGHLNPDWKKNLLSFFEQIK; this is encoded by the coding sequence ATGCCTTCTGAAACGAGCCCTCCCCCACCCAAGGTCCAACAGCATTCCTTTTTGGAATCGATTTGGAGGGAATTCGGAACGAAAAAAGAAATTGCCCTCGCCATTGCAGGCGGAGGAATCAAGGCATTTTACGGATTAGGATTCGCCTTCGCATTGCGCACTTGGGGAATCAAAATTCGGGAAGTCTCCGGAGTCAGCGCAGGAGCCGCCATGGCCGTCAGCACCTTGTCGGAAACCGAATTGGAAAGTTCGGTCTATTTCGAAGAGTTGACCCGCAGAAATCCTAAGAATTTCTATTGGAATCGCCTTTTACGAATTTTGCCTCCTTTTCCCCACGACGGAATGGCTCGTAGAACCGTCAGTTATTGTTTAAAACTTCCGAAACTCTTGTCTAAGGCCGCAAAAATTCGGATCCACGCGGTGGAAATTCCGGGCGAAAAGGTGGAGAAAAATAAAAACGGAGAGCCGAACCAGAGACTGTTGCTAGCCAAAGCGGCGAGAATTATCCGAGCTTATTTTCAGGACGAGGAACTTAGAAGAAAAGGAAAGGCTCCGTTCTATGTCATGGAGAAAATGCAGGAATGGGGATGGAGAGAACGTACATTCTCGGAAAAGGAATTTTCCGATCACGAGACCGTTACTCAAATCGTCATGAATTCGTGTTCCGCGTTTCCGGTACTGCCCTTACAAAGTTTAGGAGGGAATTATTATCTGGACGGTGGATTGACTAACAATCTGCTCCTGGAAGATTTCAGTTCCGACCTACCTAAAATCGGAGTCTTTTACGAACCCACTACTCTCGTCGGAAAATCCCCGGAGGTAATGGAAAATACCTTATTGATTTCTCCCGATTCTCCCTTTATCGAGCAGGGTTTCGATTACACGAAACCGAATTTGATCCGATACGCATTCGAGAAAGGACAAGAGGATGCGGAAAGAAATAAAGGACGAATCCTAGGACATCTTAATCCAGATTGGAAAAAAAACTTGCTTTCTTTTTTCGAACAAATAAAATAA
- a CDS encoding PaaI family thioesterase: MQRELEKFSKFAPSFKLPPPAFVELSGEFISYRRKKELTCSFYVEPRFSNPMGVFQGGFLAAAFDNTFGPLCYLAAGKPTTTLELSVSYIRMIQENQRIRVTARVVARGNQHIYLEAEAFDEEEKLVAKSTTQVLILKFAGE, from the coding sequence ATGCAGAGAGAATTGGAAAAATTTTCCAAATTTGCCCCTTCTTTTAAATTACCGCCTCCTGCGTTTGTGGAACTCTCGGGAGAATTTATTTCCTACCGGAGAAAAAAGGAACTTACCTGTAGCTTTTATGTAGAACCTAGATTTTCCAATCCGATGGGAGTTTTTCAAGGTGGCTTTCTCGCAGCCGCTTTTGACAACACGTTCGGACCTCTGTGTTATTTGGCGGCCGGCAAACCTACCACTACGTTGGAGTTGAGCGTAAGTTATATCCGTATGATTCAGGAAAACCAAAGAATCCGTGTGACTGCGCGGGTGGTAGCAAGAGGGAACCAGCACATTTACCTGGAAGCTGAAGCGTTCGACGAAGAGGAAAAGTTGGTTGCTAAATCGACCACACAAGTTCTCATACTGAAATTTGCCGGAGAGTAA